In Candidatus Methylomirabilota bacterium, the DNA window CTTCGAGCAGCGATTGCGTGTATGAGCTGCGAATATTAAACCCGAACGATTTCGCCCTTGAAGTCACTGGGCTCGATTTTCAACTAGACGTAAATGGGATCCAGTTGGCGCGCGGGCTTAGCAACGAAGAGATTACAGTTCCACGCCTCGGGGAATCTATCGTGTCTGTTATGATAAGCACGACGGTTCTCGACATTGTTCGTCAAATCGAAAATCTCAGCCAGCAGCAGGAGATGTTTTATGAGTTCAGGGGACGGTTTCACCTCGGCAACGCTGCCGTAGGGAGCGTACCTTTCGAGCGTTCGGCCAAGTACACCCCCTGGGCCCACTGAAACCATCTCTCGCACCCCTGCCAACGAGAATCTCTGTGAATTCAAGAAGTTCCGGCGGTTTTCTTTTTGCCCACGGGACAAAAAGTATCTTGGTTTTGGCTGGGTCTACCAGGCGTCGAAGGGGACCGTAGCGCGTGAAGGCAGCAGGGAAAGCTTTAGTGTGATTTCCTGAGCCAGTCGGTGTCGGGGGGGAGGAACGGGTATAGTTTAGTGGTGTATTTGAAACTCTCTCGATAGGCGACGGGATCAACGCCGAGTGAATCGGCTATCCGGCTGATCTCATGTGGTGACGGGTTGAGATATGCCGGAGCACTAAAATAAAGATAGACCTGCGCGAGCACGTGCAGTATCGTGATAACAACGAGAAGCAGCCTTTCTGTGCGGTCCATAGTCCCAAAACCTACGCGGTGTTACCGTTCCGCTCTTCCCAACGGTTCTTCCCTTTTCACATCTAGTGTTCCGCATTCCTCCCCCTTTGTCAACTCCTTGGGCCAGTGTTTTATTTCATAACTGGTAAAGCACTTCCGCGGTTTTCTAGGAAAAAGCGGTTCGAGGTAACCAGTCCTCAAAAACATTACGAGCACCGAGGTTGCCCTCGACGCCCATGGTGATGCTCTGTGGTGTTTGTCGGCTAGAAGTAGGCGAGACACATGCACTCTTAACTGACCATCTCATCATCAGTATCTTCGACGTGTTCCCGTTGAGGGACCAAGGATGGGGAAGGGGTCACCATGTCTGCCAGTAGGGGATTGCACTTGCGGCAAACAGAGGCCCGGATGAGGGGCTTGGCTCCAGCAAGCAGAATCCACTTTTCAGCCACGTCACCGCACGAGCACGGTTCGGCGTTGCCTTCGATCCTGTACCACATGGTGCCTACCTCCGGAAGTGTTGTCTCTACCGCGGTGGCAAGGTTTCGATGATCAGGCCAAGGAAGAACCCGACGATGATGATTATCACCGAAACTAATGTCAACTCCGCGGCCGTCATTGTGGACCACATCTCAATGGACTACAAAAGCAGTTATCAGGAAGGGCAGGAAGGACACCAGGCATTAAGTACTCACCAACTATATAATGCACACTACATGCCAGTATAAAATTGAAACCCCAGCTTCAATCGATCAAGTCTTTTTTTGCAAGGAGTTGTTGTGGTTCGATCTAACTGGGAGTAGCGCTGACAGTGCAAGCTTTGCACGATCATGTTAGGATAATAAGTCAACGGGTGGAAGATTTTACATGACGTCGGACCCCTGGAGAGAGTAACGGCACCCTAGGAGGTACTGACTTATGAGACAGACCATGAATTTCCGGTGGTGGTGGTTTGGATTATTGCTGACCATCCTCCTCACCTCCCCCGCCCTTGCCGATCAAAACAAGATCCGCAATTACAACACGGCCCGACAGCTCGTTTGGGGGCGACTCTACGCAGACGGCGGATTTAGTTTCTATTGTGGTGAGCCGTTCGAGGATAAGACGGGGCTGACCGTGGAGCACGCCTATCCTGCCTCCTGGATGGTAGCATTTCTAGGTTGTGGGAGCGGGAAGGAATGCCGCAAGACCAGTGAACGGTTTAACCGCATGGAGGCAGACCTGCACAACCTCTTCCCCGTCCGAGCCGACATCAAACAGGCCAGGTCCAATTTCCGGTTTGCGATGATCAAGGATGAGTTACGCGAGTTTGGGGAGTGTAATTTCGAGCGC includes these proteins:
- a CDS encoding LEA type 2 family protein, with the translated sequence MYELRILNPNDFALEVTGLDFQLDVNGIQLARGLSNEEITVPRLGESIVSVMISTTVLDIVRQIENLSQQQEMFYEFRGRFHLGNAAVGSVPFERSAKYTPWAH
- a CDS encoding endonuclease produces the protein MRQTMNFRWWWFGLLLTILLTSPALADQNKIRNYNTARQLVWGRLYADGGFSFYCGEPFEDKTGLTVEHAYPASWMVAFLGCGSGKECRKTSERFNRMEADLHNLFPVRADIKQARSNFRFAMIKDELREFGECNFERDMDSHVVEPRPVTRGNIARAIFYMHKEYGLPIDSRDVDLLKQWNRDDPPNYNEMRRNNVIEELQGTRNRFIDHPRQVEDLKY